A stretch of the bacterium CG_4_10_14_0_2_um_filter_33_32 genome encodes the following:
- a CDS encoding 50S ribosomal protein L25 — translation MENFTLNAQERNISGKQVSQLRQKDLIPAIVYGKDEKNESITVDKKEFQKIYKSVGENTLIDLKIENKIKKTLISDMQIDPITMEPIHIDFHQVKLTEKVHAEVPLEFIKEEEAPAIRELEGTLVKSKDEVEVESLPSDIPHSIEVDISSLKTFDDIIHISDLVVPQNIKIIDDPEDVVVLVEVPRSEEELKELEQKVVEDVEKVHAVEEKKEEEAGEKPTEEAK, via the coding sequence ATGGAAAATTTCACGCTTAATGCACAAGAAAGAAATATTTCAGGAAAACAAGTCAGTCAACTAAGACAGAAAGATCTTATTCCTGCAATTGTTTATGGCAAAGATGAAAAAAATGAATCTATAACGGTTGATAAAAAAGAATTTCAAAAAATTTATAAATCTGTTGGAGAGAATACTTTAATTGATTTAAAGATTGAAAATAAAATTAAAAAGACTTTAATTTCAGATATGCAAATTGACCCTATAACAATGGAACCAATCCATATTGATTTTCATCAAGTTAAATTAACAGAAAAAGTCCACGCGGAAGTTCCGTTAGAGTTTATCAAAGAAGAAGAAGCACCGGCGATTAGAGAGTTAGAAGGTACTCTTGTAAAAAGTAAGGATGAAGTAGAGGTAGAAAGCTTGCCTTCTGATATTCCTCATTCAATAGAGGTTGATATTTCTAGTCTAAAAACTTTTGATGATATAATACATATTTCCGATTTAGTTGTTCCACAAAATATCAAAATCATTGATGACCCGGAAGACGTAGTTGTACTTGTTGAGGTGCCTAGATCAGAAGAAGAGTTAAAAGAATTAGAACAAAAGGTTGTAGAGGACGTAGAAAAAGTCCACGCAGTAGAGGAGAAAAAAGAAGAGGAAGCAGGGGAAAAACCAACCGAAGAAGCTAAGTAA
- a CDS encoding ZIP family magnesium transporter yields the protein MDKFTLSIILGIVAGAASLFGSLFVLTKRKISKESLFYFIAAGAGFILAAALLEMLPEAMKITPNAMLYIILGFFLIHFFEHIISSHFHFGEETHKEEIHKSTAWSILLALTIHTFLDGVSISAGFNINLLLGITIFSAVILHKIPDGFTIASVMLASGREKKGALAASLVISFSTIAGSFWAATFTNYTPILLAVSAGAFLHIATTDLIPEIVKQKKTTYSLAIFGGVLLYYLTKLLLNSVVI from the coding sequence ATGGATAAATTTACCTTATCTATCATTTTAGGAATTGTAGCCGGCGCAGCAAGCCTTTTCGGCTCTCTATTTGTTCTTACAAAAAGAAAGATATCAAAAGAATCTTTATTTTATTTTATAGCAGCAGGCGCGGGATTTATTCTTGCGGCTGCTCTTTTAGAAATGTTGCCGGAAGCTATGAAAATTACGCCAAATGCAATGCTGTATATTATTTTAGGATTTTTTCTAATCCATTTTTTTGAACATATAATATCTTCCCATTTCCATTTTGGAGAAGAAACACACAAAGAAGAAATTCATAAATCAACTGCATGGTCTATATTATTAGCTTTAACCATCCATACTTTTTTAGACGGTGTTTCAATCTCAGCAGGATTTAATATTAATCTTCTATTAGGAATTACTATTTTCAGCGCAGTCATTCTCCACAAGATTCCGGACGGATTTACAATCGCCTCTGTAATGCTAGCATCAGGCCGAGAGAAAAAAGGCGCCTTGGCCGCTTCCCTTGTTATAAGCTTTTCTACTATAGCTGGGAGCTTCTGGGCAGCAACATTTACAAATTATACCCCTATACTGTTGGCGGTATCAGCAGGAGCATTTTTGCATATTGCCACAACAGACTTAATACCAGAAATTGTGAAACAGAAAAAAACTACCTATTCCCTTGCAATATTTGGAGGAGTTTTGTTATACTATCTGACTAAACTTCTATTAAATAGTGTAGTAATTTAA